One genomic window of Devosia salina includes the following:
- a CDS encoding AAA family ATPase → MISDQPARDIVLPRTKVHPPALRMAQIGRPHLEARLGAALRRHKLVLVSAPAGFGKTTTIVRALEHLSPAAQSFWISIDEEDDLARLLCALELALESADIPWRTSVQGLLEVARQGEAGPMQVADLVADALAASEIGHGIIVLDDAHRLRDPAAFDWLGRLVERLPEGWAILLSSRERPPLALPRLRVSGALAEFGADDLRFTFDDFMLLAKAHAQDSDEKDLRPVWSKMAGWPAGCELALQAGIAGTDLAGADDIAFDFLTSEILGHLPAELVAFLTECSILVELSEPVCRAVTGRPDAGELLEEIVRRGLFASELDASGLVLRLHDLFRDYLFARLRRMSTAAQIEAMLARAAAEETNPERRIGYLVRAGQFAQAEAELSALSKTLLPQGEIERMSRLVHMLPAAFVSQSVELSYMLGLCESCYPRWQQAGIHLANAARLFAEAGATERRQRARAYELVARFGEARTAEAMTLLAELEGEPLDVGSRALCALAGYLLSRVGGTVEQEMSYFDRMLESLLACSDPLVWSQCGLHVYLGLQQGMRWRAERYATGALSIAGDLDETLRDSALSMRTWHLLLSGEYREAAAIVDEVEGSQAWHSKPYSVRGSIQIARSVLVYLQGDANLLRAAADRFFGIFEGREGLSWAYWRGLTALFFGKLHAALEDWDALDLCRARLDDELRVLDMPYLRLGQAYLDMLRGLRGLRDRVTPDLELRIAAGPIQGDYLALEPELAATRAIARARVHDYAAA, encoded by the coding sequence ATGATTTCGGATCAGCCTGCGCGAGACATCGTCCTACCGCGCACCAAGGTGCATCCGCCCGCCTTGAGGATGGCTCAGATCGGCCGGCCGCACCTGGAGGCCAGGCTGGGCGCCGCCCTCCGCCGTCACAAGCTCGTCCTTGTCTCCGCGCCCGCAGGCTTTGGAAAGACCACCACCATTGTGCGCGCACTCGAGCATCTGTCCCCGGCTGCGCAATCATTCTGGATTTCCATCGACGAAGAGGACGACCTGGCCCGTCTGCTCTGCGCGCTCGAACTGGCCTTGGAATCTGCCGACATCCCTTGGCGAACATCGGTCCAGGGCCTGCTGGAAGTCGCGCGCCAGGGCGAAGCGGGTCCCATGCAGGTCGCGGATCTGGTGGCCGATGCGCTCGCAGCCAGCGAGATCGGTCACGGCATCATAGTCCTGGACGACGCCCACCGACTGCGCGATCCAGCCGCGTTCGACTGGCTGGGGCGGCTTGTCGAACGACTGCCGGAAGGCTGGGCTATTCTCCTTTCGTCTCGCGAACGCCCTCCCCTCGCCTTGCCCCGGCTGCGCGTAAGCGGCGCTCTGGCCGAGTTCGGGGCCGACGACCTTCGCTTCACCTTCGATGACTTCATGCTGCTTGCGAAAGCGCATGCCCAGGACAGCGATGAGAAAGACCTGCGGCCCGTTTGGTCGAAGATGGCGGGTTGGCCGGCAGGCTGCGAACTTGCGCTTCAAGCAGGCATTGCGGGTACCGACCTTGCAGGCGCCGATGACATCGCCTTTGACTTCCTCACAAGCGAAATTCTCGGGCACTTGCCTGCGGAACTGGTGGCGTTCCTCACCGAGTGCTCGATCCTGGTCGAATTGAGTGAGCCCGTCTGCAGGGCCGTGACTGGCAGGCCCGATGCGGGCGAGCTGCTGGAGGAAATCGTCCGTCGAGGCCTTTTTGCGAGCGAGCTGGACGCCTCCGGCCTGGTGCTGCGGCTGCACGACCTGTTCCGCGACTATCTCTTCGCGCGGTTGCGACGAATGTCCACCGCTGCACAGATCGAGGCGATGCTCGCCCGGGCGGCAGCCGAAGAGACCAACCCGGAACGCCGGATTGGCTACCTGGTGAGGGCCGGGCAGTTCGCCCAGGCCGAAGCCGAACTATCGGCTCTGTCCAAAACTCTGCTGCCCCAGGGCGAAATCGAGCGCATGAGCCGCTTGGTCCACATGTTGCCTGCGGCCTTTGTCAGCCAGTCGGTCGAGCTGTCCTACATGCTGGGCCTGTGTGAATCGTGCTACCCGCGCTGGCAACAGGCCGGCATCCACCTGGCCAACGCCGCCAGGCTCTTCGCAGAGGCCGGCGCCACCGAGCGCCGCCAGCGCGCACGCGCCTATGAACTGGTCGCCAGATTTGGCGAGGCGCGAACGGCAGAAGCCATGACCTTGCTGGCCGAACTTGAGGGGGAGCCCCTGGATGTTGGCAGCCGGGCACTCTGCGCCTTGGCTGGCTACCTGCTCTCGCGTGTCGGCGGCACCGTCGAACAGGAAATGAGCTATTTCGACCGCATGCTGGAAAGCCTGCTCGCCTGTAGCGACCCCCTGGTCTGGAGCCAGTGCGGGCTACATGTCTATCTGGGGCTGCAACAGGGCATGCGCTGGCGTGCCGAACGCTATGCAACGGGCGCGCTGTCCATTGCCGGCGATCTGGACGAGACCCTCCGGGACAGCGCCTTGAGCATGCGCACCTGGCACCTGCTTCTGTCCGGCGAATACAGGGAGGCGGCCGCAATTGTGGACGAGGTCGAGGGCAGTCAGGCCTGGCACAGCAAGCCCTATTCGGTCCGGGGCTCGATCCAGATTGCGCGCAGCGTCCTGGTCTATCTGCAGGGAGACGCCAACCTGCTGCGGGCGGCGGCCGACCGCTTCTTCGGCATATTCGAAGGACGCGAGGGTCTCTCCTGGGCCTATTGGCGCGGCCTGACCGCCCTGTTCTTCGGGAAATTGCATGCGGCGCTGGAGGATTGGGACGCTCTGGACCTTTGCCGCGCGCGCCTCGACGATGAGCTGCGCGTCTTGGACATGCCCTATCTCCGCCTCGGTCAAGCCTATCTCGATATGCTGCGTGGCCTGCGCGGCCTGCGGGACCGCGTGACCCCAGACCTGGAGTTGCGGATTGCTGCGGGCCCCATCCAGGGCGACTATCTGGCGCTTGAACCTGAACTTGCCGCGACCAGAGCCATCGCTCGGGCGCGGGTGCACGACTACGCAGCGGCCTGA
- a CDS encoding response regulator transcription factor, translated as MSRLMFLGEARLKELANIPFAGGKFDAQRLALLLLVDRLVDARQRLGVQPKQDSFGLSARELEILERLAGGDSNKAIARDLLLSPHTVKRHVANILDKLGVRSRGQAAALFRKARSA; from the coding sequence ATGTCGCGGCTCATGTTTCTGGGTGAGGCCAGGCTGAAGGAATTGGCCAACATCCCTTTTGCGGGTGGCAAGTTCGATGCGCAACGTCTTGCCTTGCTGTTGCTGGTCGACCGGCTGGTTGATGCCCGGCAGCGTCTCGGCGTGCAACCGAAGCAGGACAGTTTCGGCCTCAGCGCCCGCGAACTGGAAATTCTCGAGCGTCTGGCAGGGGGCGACAGCAACAAGGCCATCGCGCGGGACCTGCTGCTCTCCCCCCATACCGTCAAGCGGCATGTGGCCAATATTCTCGACAAGCTGGGCGTGCGTTCACGCGGCCAGGCCGCCGCGCTGTTTCGCAAGGCGCGGAGCGCGTAG
- a CDS encoding cupin domain-containing protein, which translates to MCRAECSCGSSCPQRLSSLPRGVHLLRARQDQVDKTIKFQGGVYGANTSFFAVSVEPGSGPGLHVHPYAEVWIVRRGQAAFQAGGQDVVAGPGDILVVEASVPHKFTSIGEERLDMVCIHDSGNIVQHPVDQ; encoded by the coding sequence ATGTGTCGCGCCGAATGTTCGTGCGGGTCGTCCTGCCCGCAACGTCTGTCCAGCCTGCCGCGGGGCGTGCACCTGCTGCGCGCGCGGCAGGATCAGGTGGACAAGACGATCAAGTTCCAGGGTGGCGTCTATGGCGCCAATACCTCCTTCTTTGCGGTCTCGGTGGAGCCCGGCTCCGGACCGGGGCTGCATGTGCACCCCTATGCCGAGGTCTGGATCGTCCGGCGTGGACAGGCCGCATTTCAGGCCGGCGGTCAGGACGTCGTGGCTGGTCCAGGTGACATCCTCGTGGTCGAAGCATCGGTGCCGCACAAATTCACCAGCATCGGAGAGGAGCGGCTGGATATGGTCTGCATTCACGACAGCGGCAATATTGTCCAGCATCCGGTGGACCAGTGA
- a CDS encoding MATE family efflux transporter: MSISMTSNRFTTGPIGRVFAMTAIPIVVVMATNGLLTVTDAIFLGLYVGPEALGAVTVIFPLVMLLMALGTMVSSGMASILARRLGAGDQEGARAIFAGAHGLGLLICGAAIAIFLLLGQDMVALAANGRADLAEMAHVYLLITVVCAPVAMLLGLNSDALRVEGRIGLMAGLSLGVSLGNIGLNFVFIGLLGLGVAGSALGTVVAQAVALMVVLGLRLRDKGPLGLQQFAFGQLGFGWARCLSLGAPQSLAFVGLSLITGLVIVMIQTHGAGAYDATVAAYGAVNRILSLSFLVLMGLGQALQAIVGNNIGAGRPDRSDAALRLALIVAFAFGLAVQSAAWIFRDEWGALFTDDPEVVAIVARILPLMTAAYCLTGPQVMLVNYFQAIGDARRTALLGLGRTYLLVLPSTALLPMVLGETGIWLASPVAEILLLGLLALVLAQSARSQNRRLGLFMG, encoded by the coding sequence ATGTCGATTTCAATGACTTCCAATCGATTTACCACCGGACCCATCGGCCGGGTCTTTGCCATGACCGCGATTCCCATCGTGGTGGTCATGGCGACCAACGGTCTGCTCACCGTCACCGATGCCATCTTTCTGGGTCTCTATGTCGGCCCGGAAGCGCTAGGGGCGGTCACGGTCATCTTTCCCCTGGTCATGCTGCTGATGGCGCTGGGGACCATGGTCTCGTCGGGCATGGCCAGCATTCTGGCCCGGCGGCTGGGGGCGGGCGACCAGGAGGGTGCCCGCGCCATCTTTGCCGGGGCGCATGGGCTGGGCCTGCTCATCTGCGGGGCGGCCATCGCGATCTTTCTCCTCCTCGGGCAGGACATGGTGGCCCTTGCTGCCAATGGACGTGCCGACCTCGCCGAAATGGCCCATGTCTATCTGCTGATCACGGTGGTCTGTGCGCCGGTGGCCATGCTGTTGGGGTTGAACTCCGATGCGTTGCGCGTCGAAGGCAGGATCGGGTTGATGGCGGGGCTGAGCCTTGGCGTGTCGCTGGGCAATATCGGGCTCAACTTCGTCTTTATCGGCCTGCTTGGGCTGGGCGTCGCCGGATCGGCCCTGGGGACCGTGGTGGCACAGGCTGTTGCGCTGATGGTCGTTCTCGGGCTCCGGCTCAGGGATAAGGGGCCGCTGGGGCTGCAGCAGTTCGCGTTTGGGCAACTCGGCTTCGGGTGGGCGCGATGTCTGTCGCTCGGTGCGCCGCAAAGCCTGGCTTTTGTGGGCCTGTCGTTGATCACCGGGCTGGTGATCGTGATGATCCAGACCCATGGGGCAGGCGCCTATGATGCGACCGTGGCGGCCTATGGTGCGGTCAATCGCATCCTGTCGCTGTCATTCCTGGTCTTGATGGGACTTGGGCAGGCTTTGCAGGCCATCGTGGGAAACAATATTGGGGCAGGGCGGCCCGACCGCTCGGACGCGGCGCTGCGCCTGGCGCTGATCGTGGCCTTCGCCTTCGGCCTTGCCGTGCAGTCGGCGGCCTGGATATTCCGCGACGAATGGGGTGCGCTCTTCACCGATGACCCGGAGGTGGTAGCGATCGTGGCCCGCATCCTGCCGCTGATGACGGCTGCCTACTGTCTGACAGGGCCGCAGGTGATGCTGGTCAACTACTTCCAGGCGATTGGCGACGCCAGGCGAACGGCACTGCTGGGACTCGGACGCACCTATCTGCTGGTCCTGCCATCGACAGCGCTGCTTCCCATGGTGCTGGGGGAGACGGGAATCTGGCTCGCCAGCCCTGTGGCAGAAATTCTCCTGCTGGGCCTGCTCGCTCTGGTCCTCGCGCAGTCCGCAAGAAGCCAGAACCGGCGTCTCGGGCTGTTCATGGGCTAG
- a CDS encoding MBOAT family O-acyltransferase, protein MLFNSLTFALFLPVVLAGAAALLPGWRWLWLLAASLVFYGWGQPGNLVFLGGATVWAYLFGLALGHSRSAHVRGWLLASALMGLIGSLAAFKFHDFIRAELPEHWVSAWPTLGIAAPAGYSFYTFAAAAYLIDVYRRVLQAERNAGQFGLFMAWFPKVLVGPIARAKPFLDQTRNALRADPAKMVGALQLVFWGLFKKVVIADNLAPVVDNAFAIAPYAAPLELLIAVYFFAFQIYCDFSGIADMAIGISRLFGIELPVNFRRPYLSRSVSEFWSQRWHITLGRWFRDYLYIPLGGSRAGVGRTYINVMVVFLISGLWHAGLGYGLGWSFLIWGLLNGLYQWGQMGLSTLAAKLAGPRLVPNWVSDLFSMLLTFHLILVSWVFFRATSVGEAVLVLQRIAVAIPDLPSVIRHYPFSGDHVLGVTLIAILMGVETLDEKRPLAHRLIAWPRPWRWGLYYCVLGAIVVVGSWQGARFIYMQF, encoded by the coding sequence ATGCTGTTCAATTCGCTGACGTTCGCTCTGTTCCTGCCTGTGGTTCTGGCCGGGGCCGCTGCACTTCTTCCTGGGTGGCGGTGGCTATGGCTGCTTGCCGCCTCCCTTGTGTTCTATGGCTGGGGACAGCCGGGCAATCTAGTGTTCCTTGGCGGAGCAACTGTCTGGGCCTATCTGTTTGGCCTGGCGCTGGGACACAGCCGTAGCGCCCACGTGCGCGGATGGCTGCTCGCGAGCGCCCTGATGGGCCTGATCGGTTCACTGGCGGCCTTCAAGTTCCACGACTTCATTAGGGCCGAACTGCCCGAGCACTGGGTCAGCGCCTGGCCCACACTCGGGATCGCGGCTCCCGCAGGCTATTCGTTCTACACCTTCGCTGCCGCAGCATATCTGATCGATGTCTATCGCCGGGTGCTGCAGGCGGAGCGGAATGCGGGACAATTCGGGCTCTTCATGGCCTGGTTTCCCAAGGTGCTGGTAGGGCCCATAGCCCGCGCCAAACCCTTTCTGGACCAGACCAGGAACGCTTTGCGCGCTGACCCGGCCAAGATGGTCGGTGCGCTGCAGCTCGTGTTCTGGGGCCTGTTCAAGAAGGTCGTTATTGCAGACAATTTGGCGCCCGTCGTCGACAATGCCTTTGCGATCGCCCCATATGCGGCGCCGCTTGAGCTGCTGATTGCGGTCTATTTTTTTGCCTTCCAGATCTATTGCGATTTTTCAGGCATCGCCGACATGGCGATCGGCATCTCTCGCCTGTTCGGCATCGAGCTGCCCGTCAATTTCCGTCGCCCCTATCTCTCGCGCTCGGTCTCCGAATTCTGGTCGCAGCGCTGGCATATCACGTTGGGGCGCTGGTTCCGCGACTATCTCTATATACCGTTGGGCGGCAGCCGGGCTGGCGTCGGCCGGACTTACATCAACGTCATGGTGGTCTTCCTGATCAGCGGGCTCTGGCATGCCGGGCTTGGCTATGGGCTGGGGTGGAGTTTCCTGATCTGGGGACTGCTGAACGGTCTCTATCAATGGGGGCAGATGGGATTGTCGACCCTGGCCGCAAAGCTGGCCGGCCCCAGGCTGGTCCCGAACTGGGTGAGCGACCTGTTCTCCATGCTTCTGACCTTTCATCTCATCCTGGTATCCTGGGTGTTCTTTCGCGCCACCTCCGTGGGGGAGGCCGTGCTGGTTCTGCAGCGCATCGCGGTCGCTATCCCGGACCTGCCTTCGGTGATCCGCCACTACCCCTTTTCGGGCGACCATGTGCTCGGCGTCACCCTCATCGCCATCCTGATGGGCGTGGAAACACTCGATGAGAAGCGGCCGCTCGCCCACCGCCTCATCGCCTGGCCCCGGCCCTGGCGCTGGGGGCTCTACTATTGTGTCCTGGGCGCCATCGTGGTGGTCGGTAGCTGGCAGGGCGCCCGCTTCATCTACATGCAGTTCTAG
- a CDS encoding YgiT-type zinc finger protein: MNYQDRPQDHLSRTEEAQCPQCGSVAVGLTSVRSALWQGERLVIIEGLPALECRTCREQFYDDVTATMLDLLRGAGFPEERADRFLKVPVFDYTQLLKRADPAEPEPPR, from the coding sequence ATGAACTATCAAGACAGGCCGCAGGACCATCTGTCCAGGACCGAAGAAGCCCAGTGCCCGCAATGCGGCAGCGTTGCGGTTGGCCTCACCAGCGTTCGTTCCGCTCTCTGGCAGGGCGAACGCCTGGTCATCATTGAGGGTCTCCCGGCCCTGGAGTGCCGCACCTGCCGCGAGCAGTTCTACGATGATGTCACGGCGACGATGTTGGACCTGTTGCGGGGCGCCGGGTTCCCGGAGGAGCGAGCCGACCGCTTTCTCAAGGTGCCGGTGTTTGATTATACGCAGCTGCTCAAGCGGGCGGATCCAGCAGAACCGGAGCCGCCGCGATGA